One window of the Nitrospinota bacterium genome contains the following:
- the mrdA gene encoding penicillin-binding protein 2: MPIRADSSPQASGFRFRLLCFLAFVVIIFAALVVRLAHIQIMHGSYYRSLSENNRIRVQPMGAPRGKIYDRNGGLLAENRPAFNLMVVREDAGDFEKTLQRISQLVVVDKAAVKRRMKGVPPFRPVLISRDIPRDALAYVVEHRINLPGLRIVVEPLRKNEHGELAAHLLGYLGEINESQLAASRGKGYQVGDLVGQYGLERQYESILRGRAGIRQVEVDAFGRELLQLEGQTPKPGSDLLLTIDLELQQLAEGLMGDHNGVIVAMDPRNGDVLAFVSRPAFDPNLFASGISGKAWEKLTNNPDHPLQNRAIQSQYPPGSIFKIVVAAAGLEAGVVTPKDTINCTGQYEFGDRIFRDWKPEGHGKVDLHKALVESCDVYFYQLGQALGIDRLEAYARGFGLGAPTGIGLGHEKAGLVPSRGWKLDTKGEPWQPGETLGVAIGQGFNLVTPMQMAVLVSAIANGGTLLKPHLVREVRRPSGEVSARADREAAATLPISPRTLQLIREALRGVINEPMGTGARARLEGVVVAGKTGTAQVIQRRINQDNDKTQRKLPKHLRDHAWFVAFAPFEEPSIALVVFIENAGIGGAHFATFARELIRAHLDIRDERLVSEKGR; the protein is encoded by the coding sequence ATGCCCATACGTGCCGATTCATCGCCCCAGGCCTCCGGCTTTCGGTTTCGCCTGCTCTGTTTCCTCGCCTTCGTGGTTATAATTTTCGCTGCTCTGGTGGTACGGTTGGCCCACATCCAGATTATGCACGGCTCCTACTACCGCTCGCTCTCTGAGAACAACCGTATCCGCGTACAGCCGATGGGTGCTCCCCGCGGCAAAATTTACGATAGGAACGGAGGGCTCCTTGCAGAGAACCGACCCGCTTTTAACCTGATGGTGGTACGTGAGGATGCCGGGGACTTTGAGAAGACGCTCCAGCGTATCTCCCAGCTGGTGGTAGTGGATAAAGCGGCGGTGAAGCGCAGGATGAAGGGGGTGCCTCCATTTCGCCCGGTCCTTATAAGCCGCGACATCCCGCGTGATGCACTGGCCTACGTCGTCGAGCACAGGATCAACCTGCCGGGGTTGCGCATTGTAGTCGAACCTCTTCGGAAGAACGAGCATGGGGAGCTAGCCGCCCATCTGCTAGGCTATCTGGGGGAGATCAACGAAAGCCAACTGGCGGCCTCCCGAGGGAAGGGCTACCAAGTGGGCGACCTGGTAGGCCAGTACGGCCTGGAGCGCCAGTACGAATCCATACTGCGAGGTCGTGCAGGTATCCGCCAAGTGGAGGTTGACGCCTTTGGACGGGAGCTACTTCAGCTCGAAGGGCAGACGCCAAAGCCTGGCTCCGACCTCTTGCTGACCATTGATCTGGAGCTCCAGCAGTTGGCCGAAGGCCTGATGGGCGACCACAACGGGGTCATCGTAGCGATGGACCCCCGCAATGGTGATGTCCTGGCATTCGTCTCTCGGCCCGCTTTCGACCCCAACCTCTTCGCCAGTGGCATATCTGGGAAGGCGTGGGAGAAGCTGACCAATAATCCCGATCACCCGCTGCAGAACCGAGCCATTCAAAGCCAATATCCTCCCGGGAGCATCTTTAAGATTGTTGTGGCCGCCGCTGGTTTGGAAGCGGGAGTCGTTACACCAAAAGATACGATTAATTGCACGGGACAATATGAATTCGGCGACCGCATCTTTCGTGATTGGAAGCCCGAGGGCCATGGAAAGGTGGACTTGCACAAGGCTCTCGTTGAGAGCTGCGACGTCTATTTCTACCAGCTAGGTCAGGCTCTCGGCATTGACCGGTTGGAGGCATATGCCCGGGGCTTCGGTCTTGGGGCACCGACGGGAATCGGGCTGGGGCACGAAAAGGCCGGGTTGGTGCCGAGCCGGGGCTGGAAGCTGGATACCAAAGGAGAACCATGGCAGCCTGGGGAGACCCTCGGGGTGGCTATAGGCCAGGGCTTCAACCTGGTTACACCGATGCAAATGGCCGTCTTGGTGAGCGCTATTGCTAATGGCGGCACACTACTGAAGCCTCACCTCGTCCGGGAGGTGCGTCGCCCCTCCGGGGAGGTTTCTGCGAGAGCCGACCGAGAAGCCGCGGCAACCCTACCTATCAGCCCCAGAACGTTGCAGCTTATCCGTGAGGCCCTCCGAGGCGTGATCAATGAGCCGATGGGCACCGGAGCTAGGGCCCGCCTGGAGGGGGTTGTTGTGGCAGGCAAGACCGGCACGGCTCAGGTCATCCAGCGCCGTATTAACCAGGACAACGATAAGACTCAGCGGAAGCTGCCCAAGCACCTTCGAGACCACGCCTGGTTTGTGGCCTTCGCCCCTTTCGAGGAGCCCTCTATCGCCCTTGTTGTTTTCATCGAGAATGCCGGAATTGGAGGCGCCCACTTCGCCACCTTCGCCAGAGAGCTCATTCGAGCACACCTGGATATTCGTGACGAGAGGTTGGTCAGCGAGAAAGGGAGATAA
- a CDS encoding SurA N-terminal domain-containing protein, giving the protein MLYKIRKNVKSLFFRIILIGVALTFISWGAGYFSRGNQAVETDVVATVEGLPITLGEYQGAYRQRLDTYRRLFKGQLDEAMIQRLNLSRQALEGLIENRLLMVLARQEGFSASDSEVVRYIEGHPAFQVGGYFNRNRYLNLLSNRGITPAKYEESIRKLLMVEQVQEAFKDGVHISEAETRNAYRIENEQVSTTFLLLRGEDFADEATATYDALDTYYLGHRKDFTVAERRQVGYLVFRPEMYEKEVAFDQVRLKEYYDLHAEEYIKPERMRARHILLKLSPNASSEDEAEVKARAEDLLREALGKKDFAELAKAHSQGPSAPQGGDLGFFTRGKMVKPFDEAAFALEVGQVGGPVKTPFGYHLIKVEEKEPASVRAFEEAESEIRQILVAEETRYLAQDAADAALEAIRASKEQGVAALSGKEGRSVPMTGLFARGEPLPPELGPDEEALRAVAFRLAKGEVSDVIEGKRNSYLITLVRREDVHVPPLESIRADVERAYRLFTGHKRAVSEAEALAKSVTSVDALAQAAKRLKLSTTQTATGWFTRQGPVPNVEASAPYIRAAFVLPPGAFAAVPSSEGAYVLTVTGAKGVTEEGFASARKELEKRMRLEKANTLYVAWIQRLRQTRRVEVNAELFPAYPTRN; this is encoded by the coding sequence ATGCTCTACAAAATCCGAAAGAACGTTAAATCGTTGTTTTTCAGGATAATCCTCATCGGGGTGGCACTGACCTTCATCTCCTGGGGGGCCGGGTACTTCTCCAGGGGCAATCAAGCGGTCGAGACAGATGTCGTTGCCACTGTGGAAGGCCTGCCAATTACGTTGGGCGAATACCAAGGGGCCTACCGTCAAAGGCTGGATACTTACAGGAGACTCTTCAAGGGCCAGCTGGACGAGGCCATGATACAGCGGCTTAACCTCTCCCGCCAAGCCTTAGAAGGTCTTATTGAGAACAGATTGTTAATGGTTCTGGCCCGGCAGGAGGGCTTTTCGGCGTCAGATTCCGAGGTGGTACGCTACATCGAAGGCCACCCCGCCTTTCAAGTGGGGGGCTACTTTAATCGTAACCGCTATTTGAACCTCCTCAGCAACCGTGGAATAACCCCGGCCAAATACGAGGAGTCCATCCGCAAGCTCCTCATGGTCGAGCAGGTGCAGGAGGCCTTCAAAGACGGTGTCCACATCTCTGAGGCGGAGACCCGGAACGCCTATCGTATCGAGAACGAGCAGGTCTCTACGACCTTTCTGCTCCTCAGGGGGGAAGACTTCGCCGATGAGGCTACCGCGACGTATGATGCGCTCGATACTTATTATCTCGGCCACCGCAAGGACTTTACAGTAGCCGAACGTAGGCAAGTGGGCTACCTCGTATTCCGACCGGAGATGTACGAGAAGGAGGTAGCCTTCGACCAGGTGCGTCTCAAGGAGTACTACGATCTCCACGCCGAAGAGTACATAAAGCCGGAGAGGATGCGTGCCCGCCACATCTTGCTGAAGCTCTCACCAAATGCCTCGAGCGAAGATGAGGCCGAAGTCAAGGCTCGGGCCGAGGACCTTCTGAGGGAAGCCCTCGGCAAGAAGGACTTCGCTGAGCTCGCCAAGGCCCATTCCCAGGGACCATCAGCCCCCCAAGGGGGAGATTTAGGTTTCTTCACACGGGGCAAAATGGTCAAGCCCTTTGATGAGGCGGCTTTTGCGCTAGAGGTTGGCCAGGTGGGGGGGCCCGTTAAGACCCCATTCGGCTATCACCTGATTAAGGTGGAGGAGAAAGAGCCCGCCTCTGTTAGGGCCTTTGAGGAGGCCGAAAGCGAGATTCGCCAAATCCTCGTTGCCGAGGAAACCCGCTACCTCGCCCAGGACGCCGCCGACGCCGCTCTGGAGGCCATTAGGGCCTCAAAAGAACAGGGGGTGGCTGCGCTCTCCGGCAAGGAAGGACGTTCGGTGCCCATGACCGGCCTCTTCGCACGAGGCGAGCCATTGCCGCCCGAGCTTGGGCCCGACGAAGAAGCCCTGCGGGCAGTGGCCTTCAGGCTGGCGAAGGGCGAGGTCAGCGATGTCATCGAGGGGAAGCGCAACAGCTACCTCATCACCCTGGTAAGGCGTGAGGATGTGCACGTCCCGCCCTTAGAGTCTATCAGAGCCGATGTGGAGCGGGCCTACCGATTATTCACGGGACACAAGAGAGCTGTCTCTGAGGCCGAGGCGTTAGCCAAATCGGTAACCAGCGTCGACGCTCTTGCCCAGGCGGCTAAGCGGCTTAAGCTTTCCACCACTCAGACCGCCACGGGATGGTTTACACGCCAGGGCCCGGTTCCCAACGTGGAAGCCTCTGCTCCTTACATCCGAGCTGCCTTCGTCCTGCCGCCGGGCGCTTTCGCCGCCGTTCCTTCCTCCGAAGGTGCCTATGTGCTGACGGTTACCGGTGCAAAAGGGGTTACGGAGGAAGGGTTCGCCTCCGCACGAAAGGAGCTCGAAAAGCGGATGCGCCTCGAGAAGGCCAACACCCTCTACGTTGCCTGGATCCAGCGGCTACGCCAAACCCGCCGGGTGGAGGTTAACGCCGAACTATTCCCCGCCTATCCCACCAGGAATTAG
- a CDS encoding bifunctional (p)ppGpp synthetase/guanosine-3',5'-bis(diphosphate) 3'-pyrophosphohydrolase, whose protein sequence is MVRIEDSRDAVLAYYPQADLDIIDRAYIFSAKVHKGQVRLSGEPYLLHPLEVAYILTQLKQDPVTVAVGLLHDTVEDTHTTLERIKELFGPEVEALVDGVTKISKMTFSSTEEKEAENFRKMILAMAKDIRVVLIKLADRLHNMRTLEYVPELKRVRISRETMDIYAPIANRLGINWMKMELEDRALAHLHPEAYADLQARIQNSQAEQEAALIELRELVAKALAEAGLPGHVEGRSKHLYSIYAKMMKQNIPFEEVYDISALRIITDSIRQCYSILGIAHSMWKPVPGRFKDYIAMPKSNMYQSLHTTVIGPRGEPMEFQIRTEEMHRTAEEGIAAHWRYKEGKEGEARDEQQFLWLRQLLEWQQELKDPREFLETVRVDLFPDEVYVFTPKGDVRALPRGATPVDFAYSVHSEVGDHCLGAKVNGKMVALKTPLKNGDIVEIITDARHQPSRDWLKFVKTARAREKIRAFVKTEQKKRALSLGEEIFHKELAKFDLDPAAVIKSPELLEAAKRFGCQRIEDLMVQIGYGKVSLHQVAMKLLPKEKAEALRTQKEEAARGAPPKASKEAEGVKVKGVEDILLHFAKCCNPVPGDEIIGYVTRGRGVSIHTADCPSLASIEVDLDRRIDVHWDVKKKKPFAVRILVETVDQTGVLAKVVNAIADCEVNISECNVHTSGDERAQIHFAINIMDLKHLEKVMGEIGKIKTVLNVHRIKDSARPGRPSGHSGR, encoded by the coding sequence GTGGTCCGCATCGAAGACAGCCGTGACGCAGTTCTAGCCTACTACCCCCAGGCCGACCTCGATATCATTGATCGCGCTTACATTTTCTCCGCAAAAGTTCATAAAGGCCAGGTCCGCCTCTCCGGAGAGCCCTACCTCCTCCACCCCCTGGAAGTGGCCTACATCCTGACCCAGCTGAAGCAAGACCCCGTAACAGTGGCGGTGGGCCTGCTCCACGACACCGTCGAGGATACCCATACCACGCTGGAGCGCATCAAAGAGCTATTCGGCCCCGAGGTCGAAGCCTTGGTGGATGGCGTGACAAAAATTTCAAAGATGACCTTCTCCAGCACCGAAGAAAAAGAGGCGGAAAACTTCCGCAAGATGATTCTCGCGATGGCGAAGGACATCCGGGTCGTCCTCATCAAGCTGGCCGACCGGCTACATAATATGCGGACCCTCGAATACGTTCCCGAGCTCAAGCGGGTACGCATCTCGAGGGAGACCATGGATATCTACGCGCCCATCGCCAACCGGCTAGGGATCAACTGGATGAAGATGGAGCTTGAAGACCGAGCCTTAGCCCACCTCCATCCGGAGGCCTACGCCGACCTCCAGGCGCGCATCCAGAATTCCCAGGCCGAGCAAGAAGCGGCCCTCATCGAGCTACGGGAGCTCGTCGCCAAGGCCTTGGCCGAAGCGGGTTTGCCGGGCCACGTTGAAGGCCGCTCCAAGCACCTATACAGCATCTACGCCAAGATGATGAAACAGAACATTCCGTTCGAGGAAGTCTATGACATCTCGGCCCTCCGCATCATCACCGATTCGATCCGTCAATGCTATTCCATCCTGGGCATTGCTCACTCTATGTGGAAGCCCGTTCCCGGGCGATTCAAGGATTACATCGCCATGCCCAAAAGCAATATGTACCAGTCTCTACATACCACCGTCATTGGTCCCAGGGGCGAGCCCATGGAGTTCCAGATTCGCACCGAAGAGATGCACCGCACCGCGGAGGAGGGCATCGCCGCCCACTGGCGCTACAAGGAAGGCAAGGAGGGCGAGGCCAGAGACGAGCAACAGTTCCTCTGGCTTCGGCAGCTTCTGGAGTGGCAGCAGGAGCTTAAAGACCCCCGGGAGTTTCTGGAAACCGTCCGTGTGGACCTCTTCCCCGACGAAGTGTACGTCTTCACCCCTAAGGGAGACGTCAGGGCCCTGCCCCGGGGAGCCACCCCTGTGGACTTCGCCTATTCCGTACACTCCGAGGTGGGCGACCACTGCCTGGGGGCCAAGGTCAACGGCAAGATGGTGGCCCTCAAAACCCCTCTGAAGAACGGCGACATAGTGGAAATTATCACCGACGCCCGTCATCAACCGAGCCGCGATTGGCTGAAGTTCGTCAAGACCGCCCGGGCCCGGGAGAAAATTCGCGCCTTCGTCAAAACAGAGCAGAAAAAGCGGGCTCTGAGCCTCGGTGAGGAGATTTTCCACAAAGAGCTCGCCAAGTTTGACCTGGACCCTGCGGCCGTCATTAAGAGCCCAGAGCTTTTAGAGGCGGCCAAACGCTTCGGCTGTCAACGGATCGAAGACTTGATGGTACAAATCGGATACGGGAAGGTTTCGCTCCACCAAGTGGCCATGAAGCTGTTGCCCAAAGAGAAGGCCGAGGCCCTAAGGACCCAGAAGGAGGAAGCCGCCCGAGGAGCACCCCCCAAGGCATCAAAGGAGGCCGAGGGAGTCAAGGTCAAGGGTGTCGAGGACATCTTGCTCCACTTCGCCAAGTGCTGCAATCCCGTTCCCGGCGACGAGATTATCGGCTATGTCACCCGTGGGCGAGGGGTATCAATCCACACTGCCGACTGCCCTAGCTTGGCCTCCATCGAGGTGGACCTGGACCGGAGAATCGATGTCCATTGGGACGTGAAGAAGAAGAAGCCTTTCGCGGTGCGAATTCTGGTAGAGACGGTCGACCAGACAGGGGTGCTTGCCAAGGTCGTCAATGCCATTGCCGACTGCGAAGTCAACATCTCCGAGTGTAATGTACATACCTCTGGGGACGAGCGGGCACAGATCCATTTCGCCATAAATATTATGGACCTCAAGCACTTGGAGAAGGTGATGGGAGAGATTGGAAAGATTAAGACGGTGCTCAACGTCCACCGGATCAAGGATTCAGCACGGCCTGGGCGGCCTTCCGGACACTCCGGCCGCTGA
- the tatA gene encoding twin-arginine translocase TatA/TatE family subunit, protein MFGLGLPELLIILAICLLLFGATRLPALGQGMAKGIKNFRKTYREPDEIDVTPKESGPPEDPPSQA, encoded by the coding sequence ATGTTTGGCCTGGGCCTGCCAGAGCTCCTTATTATCCTGGCCATCTGTCTGTTGCTCTTCGGCGCAACTCGTTTGCCGGCACTTGGCCAGGGTATGGCGAAGGGCATCAAGAACTTTCGCAAGACCTACCGGGAACCAGACGAGATCGACGTCACCCCTAAGGAGTCTGGGCCACCGGAAGATCCGCCCTCCCAGGCGTGA
- a CDS encoding rod shape-determining protein: protein MVFNSLLGFFSSDLAIDLGTATTLVYLRDKGIVLSEPSVVAIHKESKQVLAVGTQAKQMLGRTPSNIVAIRPMKDGVIANFEITETMLRHFIHKVHNRKTLVRPRIVVSVPSDITQVEKRAVRDSAESAGAREVHLIEEPMAAAIGVGLPIDEPSGNMILDVGGGTTEIAVISMSGIVYSKGVRVGGDVMDECIVSYVKRKYNLLVGERTAEEIKIRIGSAYPMEEKLTMEVKGRDLVAGIPKTLVISDDEIREALSEPIGTIIETVRLALERTPPELASDIVDKGIVLAGGGSLLRGLDILLREQTGLPVTLAEDPITAVVLGTGMVLESPDLLKRFGI from the coding sequence ATGGTCTTTAACTCGCTTCTTGGCTTCTTCTCGAGCGATCTGGCAATCGACCTCGGGACGGCCACCACACTAGTCTATCTTAGAGACAAGGGGATCGTGCTGAGCGAGCCCTCAGTTGTGGCCATCCACAAGGAATCGAAGCAGGTCCTGGCCGTGGGTACCCAGGCCAAGCAGATGCTAGGCCGTACTCCAAGCAACATCGTCGCCATCCGCCCCATGAAGGACGGGGTCATAGCAAACTTCGAAATCACTGAGACGATGCTGCGCCACTTTATTCACAAAGTGCACAACCGCAAGACCCTCGTTAGGCCCCGCATCGTCGTGAGCGTGCCGAGTGATATCACCCAAGTGGAGAAACGCGCTGTTCGCGACAGCGCCGAGAGCGCCGGTGCCCGAGAGGTTCATCTCATCGAGGAGCCAATGGCGGCGGCCATCGGGGTGGGGCTTCCAATCGACGAGCCCAGCGGCAACATGATTCTCGACGTCGGCGGCGGCACCACCGAGATCGCCGTCATCTCCATGAGCGGCATCGTCTACAGCAAGGGGGTTCGGGTCGGCGGCGACGTCATGGACGAGTGTATCGTCAGCTACGTCAAACGTAAGTACAACCTGCTTGTCGGCGAGCGGACGGCCGAGGAGATTAAGATTCGCATAGGCTCGGCCTACCCCATGGAGGAGAAGCTCACCATGGAGGTCAAAGGGCGTGACCTGGTGGCAGGCATCCCCAAGACACTCGTCATCAGCGATGACGAGATTCGTGAGGCCCTCTCTGAGCCCATCGGGACCATCATAGAGACCGTCCGATTAGCCTTGGAGCGCACCCCCCCCGAGCTCGCAAGCGACATAGTGGATAAGGGCATTGTCCTGGCCGGCGGAGGGAGTCTCCTCCGGGGGCTCGATATCCTCCTGCGTGAACAGACCGGGCTTCCCGTCACTTTAGCCGAAGATCCCATAACCGCCGTGGTGCTGGGCACAGGAATGGTTCTCGAGTCGCCGGACCTTCTTAAAAGATTCGGTATTTAG
- the mreD gene encoding rod shape-determining protein MreD, which produces MSAVFLINLFLISFLFQSTLMQYATFGGVRPDLILLLACLVGLFFGRQRGLMLGALAGLIQDCLSGGIFGLNTLSKSLIGFATGVLQRHVGFHYRLLQALLVALLTVFDALLTFGVARLFHGGESSLLRPTGALVAYQIVYNGLVAVPYFAVLSRVARRYLPTRGFTDLPAAPPGLRRLLERKTYRRP; this is translated from the coding sequence GTGTCTGCCGTATTTCTAATCAACTTATTTCTCATCTCCTTCCTATTCCAATCAACCCTCATGCAATACGCCACCTTTGGGGGAGTGCGCCCCGACCTCATCCTCTTGTTGGCCTGCCTGGTGGGACTCTTCTTCGGACGTCAAAGGGGGCTCATGCTCGGTGCACTAGCGGGCCTCATCCAAGATTGCCTCTCCGGGGGCATCTTTGGTCTCAATACTCTGAGCAAGTCTTTGATAGGATTTGCCACCGGCGTTCTCCAGCGCCACGTAGGTTTCCACTACCGTCTACTCCAAGCGCTTTTGGTTGCCCTCTTGACCGTCTTCGACGCCCTCCTGACCTTTGGTGTCGCGCGGCTCTTCCACGGCGGGGAGTCGTCTCTATTGCGCCCTACGGGGGCTCTTGTGGCCTACCAGATCGTCTACAACGGCCTTGTGGCTGTTCCATACTTCGCCGTGCTGAGCCGGGTGGCCCGGCGCTACCTGCCCACAAGGGGGTTTACAGACCTGCCCGCCGCCCCGCCCGGCCTTCGCAGACTTCTCGAGCGCAAAACCTACCGACGGCCATAA
- the rodA gene encoding rod shape-determining protein RodA, with protein sequence MALTLLLAASGVVLIYSATHAKASPHLQASYIKQLWWLLVGLVGLVVTLMVDYRLIARYSYVLYGICLAALVYVLFFGPVVAGAKRWLVIGPFRCQPSEFMKVALVLALARYTADVRREKALRLRHLIVPALLVALPIILIAKEPDLGTATMLGLVAGGMVLVSGVERRAILVVAAALLAAMPFGWTMLKDYQKSRLLTLLDPTGDPLGAGYHVIQSKIAIGSGGVLGKGLMQGTQGRLNFLPAQHTDFIFSVAAEEVGFVGAACLLLLFLGFLLKGIEVAFQAKDRFGAMTAVGLTWMLTLYVTFNIGMTVGLLPVVGIPLPLLSYGGSSLVTTMLAVGLLLNIKLRKFAY encoded by the coding sequence TTGGCATTAACCCTCTTGTTGGCCGCATCAGGTGTGGTCCTTATCTACAGCGCCACCCATGCGAAGGCTTCTCCTCATCTTCAGGCCAGCTACATAAAACAGCTCTGGTGGCTTCTCGTCGGGCTGGTGGGGCTGGTGGTGACCCTGATGGTGGACTACCGTCTCATCGCCCGCTACTCGTACGTTCTCTACGGAATTTGCCTGGCGGCCCTCGTCTACGTCCTTTTCTTCGGACCCGTGGTGGCTGGCGCCAAACGATGGCTGGTAATCGGTCCGTTTCGTTGTCAGCCCTCGGAGTTCATGAAGGTGGCCCTTGTCTTAGCCCTGGCCAGGTATACCGCCGATGTCCGTCGAGAGAAGGCCCTGAGGCTTCGCCACCTGATTGTACCCGCCCTACTCGTCGCGTTGCCTATTATCCTCATAGCTAAGGAGCCTGATCTAGGCACAGCCACCATGCTTGGGCTCGTGGCCGGCGGCATGGTCCTCGTCTCGGGCGTGGAGAGGCGGGCTATCCTCGTCGTCGCGGCAGCTTTGCTGGCCGCGATGCCTTTCGGCTGGACCATGCTGAAGGACTACCAAAAGAGCCGCCTCCTGACATTGCTAGATCCCACCGGCGACCCATTGGGGGCTGGCTACCACGTCATCCAGTCAAAGATTGCAATCGGGTCGGGGGGCGTGCTTGGCAAGGGGCTGATGCAGGGTACCCAGGGCCGCCTCAACTTTCTGCCGGCCCAGCACACGGACTTTATCTTCAGCGTGGCTGCCGAGGAGGTAGGTTTCGTCGGCGCGGCCTGCCTCCTGTTGCTCTTCCTCGGCTTCCTCCTCAAGGGCATTGAAGTGGCCTTCCAGGCCAAGGACCGCTTCGGAGCAATGACGGCGGTTGGGCTCACCTGGATGCTCACGCTCTACGTAACCTTCAACATCGGAATGACGGTGGGCCTCTTGCCGGTGGTAGGAATCCCCCTGCCGCTTTTGAGCTACGGAGGCTCCTCCCTCGTCACCACCATGTTGGCCGTCGGCTTGCTCCTGAACATTAAGCTCCGTAAATTCGCCTACTAA
- the mreC gene encoding rod shape-determining protein MreC: MKRRLGKWKTSMLIGAIIVSTLTIMTLDIQGTMGTTWVESVVISALAPFQKAVTRAARRGQHLWQSYIDLVGVRAESEILKRELQALRTDNSRLLEKNLQFHRLEKLLAARRGDPAPMVMATVVGLDPTTWSNVLMVDRGSNDDLAKQMIVVSADGLVGHIVQTSPGVSKVLLLTDFRHAVDALIQRTRDRGVVVGRGRSSCLMKYIPLEADIKIGDLVISSGVGGLYPKGLVIGTITRVTKGSRGLHQEAIVKPSTDLDRLEEVFITAKR, from the coding sequence ATGAAGAGACGACTGGGGAAATGGAAAACGAGCATGTTGATTGGGGCCATTATTGTGTCTACCCTAACGATCATGACCCTCGATATACAGGGGACAATGGGCACCACGTGGGTGGAAAGCGTCGTTATCTCGGCCCTCGCCCCCTTTCAGAAGGCTGTGACCCGCGCTGCCCGACGAGGCCAACACCTCTGGCAGAGCTACATCGATCTCGTAGGGGTACGGGCTGAGAGCGAAATCCTTAAGCGGGAACTCCAGGCCCTGCGTACGGACAACAGCAGACTTCTTGAGAAAAACCTCCAATTTCACCGTCTAGAGAAGCTCCTGGCCGCCCGGCGGGGGGATCCTGCTCCAATGGTGATGGCCACCGTGGTGGGCCTCGACCCCACCACCTGGTCCAACGTGCTCATGGTAGACCGGGGCAGCAACGACGACTTGGCAAAGCAGATGATCGTCGTTAGTGCTGACGGCTTGGTGGGCCACATCGTACAGACAAGCCCGGGGGTGAGCAAGGTCTTGCTCTTGACCGATTTCCGTCACGCTGTGGACGCCCTCATCCAACGTACGAGGGACCGGGGCGTGGTGGTGGGCAGGGGCCGCTCGAGCTGTTTAATGAAGTACATCCCCCTGGAGGCAGATATCAAGATAGGTGACCTAGTCATCTCCTCCGGGGTGGGTGGACTCTACCCCAAGGGTTTGGTCATTGGGACCATCACACGGGTGACGAAAGGCAGCCGGGGCCTCCACCAAGAAGCCATAGTCAAGCCTAGCACCGATTTGGATCGCCTCGAAGAGGTCTTCATCACCGCTAAGCGATAG